The nucleotide sequence CGGCGGGAATCCATTATTTGAGGATTTATCCTGTCAAATTGAAGCTGGTGAAAAAATTGCCTTAGTCGGTATCAACGGAACTGGCAAATCAACCTTTTTACAAATCTTGACCGGCAGAGAAGGTGTCGACAGCGGTGTTATCAGTCGCAAAAAAGGCTTAAAGATCGGGACGGTCGAACAAGAACTTACAGTTTCCGAAGCGACCGTCAACCACTACTTGCTCCATTCTGCCGCTGAGATACAGGACCTCAAACAGCAAATGAGTCGCTACGAAGCATTGATGACAGAACCAGATACAAACTTAGAGAAGTGTCTGGCCCGTTACGGTGAGCTGCAGCATCGCTTTGAAGAACTAGGCGGTTACGTATTAGAAGACCGGATTGCAGCGATCTTGCAAGGCTTAGGGATTCCACACCGTCAGGAAGCACGGTTAACAGAACTTAGCGGAGGCGAACGAGTTAAAGTCGCTTTAGCCAAAATTTTAGCAGCCGATGCCGATTTACTTTTACTCGATGAACCGACCAATCATTTAGATCTTAACAGTATTCGCTGGTTGGAAAACTATTTACAGAATACAAAAAAATCGGTTCTGGTCGTTTCTCATGATCGGCAATTTCTCGATCAAGTCACCACAAAAACATGGGAACTGGAAGAAGGTGCATTGATTGAGTATCCCGGAAACTACAGCCGTTTTCGAGTCTTGAAAGAAGCTCGCTTGGCTGAGCTGACAAAAAATTACGAACTGCAGCAAAAAGAAGTCCAGCGGTTGAAAGTCATGATTCGTCGTTTTCGTCAGTGGGCACATGAAGGAGACAATGAGTCCTTCTTCAAAAAAGCCAAAGAACTGGAACGCCGCCTGGCGAAACTGACACTCGTCAAACCGCCACCTCCCCCGAAAAATCGGCTGCAAAGCTTGTCTAATGGTGGAAAATCTGGCAAAGAAGTTTTCATCATTCAAAACTTGCACCAGCAGTACGCTGATCAAGTACTATTCAAAGACAGCAGTTTTGCAGTCTATCGTGGAGATCATTTAGCCATCATCGGCGACAATGGTGCAGGAAAATCAACCTTACTCAAATTATTACTCGGTGAGGAAAAGCCTTACGGTGGCACCATCAAATTAGGTAGTAGCTTGCAAATCGGTTATTTGCCGCAGCAGCTGCAGTTTGCCGATCCCGATAGCCGTTTGCTGGCTTACGCCATCACATTGACTGGAAACGAAGAAGTCGCTCGACGGCAATTAGCCAAAAGTGGCTTTTATCAAAGCGATGTGGGTAAACGGATCAAAGATTTATCCGGTGGTGAAAAAATCCGTTTGGCGTTGCTGAAACTCTTTTTAGAAAAAATCAACGTCCTGATTTTGGATGAACCAACCAATCACCTCGACAGCTATGCTCGAGAAGAAATTGAAGAAATGCTGCAAGACTATCAAGGAACGCTCCTAGCAGTCAGCCATGACCGCTACTTTTTGCAGCAACACTTCCAAGAAGCACTCGTTATTGATCAGGAGCAGATCAGCCGCCAGCCGCTCGGCCAACTGATTGACTAGGACGTTTTTTCGCAACAAAAAACTTGATTTTCATACCTGTGCTTTCACGATTCAGGCAAAGTACAGGTGGAAAATCAAGTTTTTATTATTCGATCAATGAATGTTTCGGATCGGTTTTCTAGCTAAACATAAAGCGAAGAATAAAGTCGACAGCCCACGAGGCTGATCTAAAAATGTTTTTTCTTTTTACATATGTAATGTCCCTTATAAAGATGAATGAAAATAAAATATTGGGATTTTCCTGAAAATCAATAAATAAAATGCCAGTCTTTTCCCTTTTGACCACTTTTCCAAGCAAAATTCCCTAAGAAGATCCTGTAAAAAAGAAGGGAAATTGAAGTTAAATTACCATTTTGCGGTCTTCTCCGCAAAAAAAACACATGCAAGAATTCCCTCTTGCATGCGTTTCATCTTTTATCCTAACGAATGCTTTGGCTTAGCCGCGCAGACGCTCCACATCACGGGCAATCATTAGTTCCTCATCTGTTGGGATCACTAATACTCTTACTTTTGATTCTTTTGTAGAGATATCTACTTCTTCACCACGCAATTCATTCAACGCTGGATCGATTTCACAACCAAACCAAGACATACCTTTGATGATTTCACTACGTACATGTCCGTCATTCTCGCCGATACCAGCAGTAAAGACAATTGCATCAACACCATTCATCGTTGTCACATAACCGCCGATGTATTTTCGGATGCGGTCCACGAAAATGTCATAAGCTAAACGAATATGTTCTTTTTCATAGTTCTTTTCAAGATC is from Enterococcus faecium and encodes:
- the abc-f gene encoding ribosomal protection-like ABC-F family protein, whose product is MIIQAISIKKTIGGNPLFEDLSCQIEAGEKIALVGINGTGKSTFLQILTGREGVDSGVISRKKGLKIGTVEQELTVSEATVNHYLLHSAAEIQDLKQQMSRYEALMTEPDTNLEKCLARYGELQHRFEELGGYVLEDRIAAILQGLGIPHRQEARLTELSGGERVKVALAKILAADADLLLLDEPTNHLDLNSIRWLENYLQNTKKSVLVVSHDRQFLDQVTTKTWELEEGALIEYPGNYSRFRVLKEARLAELTKNYELQQKEVQRLKVMIRRFRQWAHEGDNESFFKKAKELERRLAKLTLVKPPPPPKNRLQSLSNGGKSGKEVFIIQNLHQQYADQVLFKDSSFAVYRGDHLAIIGDNGAGKSTLLKLLLGEEKPYGGTIKLGSSLQIGYLPQQLQFADPDSRLLAYAITLTGNEEVARRQLAKSGFYQSDVGKRIKDLSGGEKIRLALLKLFLEKINVLILDEPTNHLDSYAREEIEEMLQDYQGTLLAVSHDRYFLQQHFQEALVIDQEQISRQPLGQLID